CCTGCATAAATAGCCCTGTTGCTGTGATGCCCTCTTTTGACACTGACACCGATTCTGCTGATGTGTATTCCCTCTGCCTACACATGATTTGAAGtttgtggattttaaaaaatgtcttctaGTTTTACGAAGGTTTAGGTTGTGGAGAAcctactcttttttaaaagaggataTTTAGGACTATTGCTAAGCTTCTATCTGTacccagaaataaatttttataaatacatcTGACAAGACTCTTCTTAGACACATTAATTTTAACGCTGCAATGAGGTTAAAACTGAGTCCTGTTCCTTTACTGTATTCACTGAATATCTGCCTTTACTCTATATGAGCTGCTTTATAGGTTTAACTCAGCATCCTAAATACGCTGCTTAGTTTTATGTATCACATATATCACACTGACTCAGAATTTATCAtatatttctgtccttaattatGTTGCAAGTGAATTTAATTCTAGCATTTCTAACCATTTTACTCACCATAGATCATCCTTATATACTTTCAGATGATGAACTTGCTTCATTTAATCCATATGGTCTACTAGAGCAGCTTTACTAATGCCATTGTTATCACTCCTTCTCAGAGCAATGGAGAACGTTACTACAGTGAATGAGTTTCTCCTGCTGGAACTGACCTCCACTCAGGAGCTGCAGCCTGTTCTCTTTATGACCCTCCTGATTATATACATGATCGACCTGTTTGGAAACGGGTCCATATTAGTGGTTGTCATCACGGAGCCAAGGCTCTACACCCCtatgtattttttcctgggaaatcttTCTTGTCTGGATATCTGCTATTCTTCAGTGACATTGCCCATACTAATGGCAAACCTCCTGTCTGCTCACAAGGCCATATCTTTCCTGGGCTGCATCACTCAGCTACACTTCTTCCACTTTTTGGGCTGCACTGAGTCCATCTTGCTGGCCATTATGGGTTTTGACCGATTTGTGGCCATCTGTTATCCACTTCGCTACTCTGTTATCATGAACCTTACAGTGTGTATTCTCTTGGCAGCCATGGCCTGGATCACCAGCTTCTTTTATGCTCTGACGCATTCTGTCATGACTGCACGTCTGAACTTTTGCCACTCTCTGAAACTCAATCACTTCTTTTGTGATGTGAAGCCCCTCTTGGAGTTGGCTTGTGGTGACATTCGGCTCAATCAGTGGCTCATTTTTATTGTCACTGGCAGCTTAGCTATGGCAGCATGCTTCCTCACTTTCCTCTCCTACTTGTATATCATCAGCTTCCTTCTGCTCAAGAACCATACCTGCCGTGGGCTCCACAAGGCTCTGTCCACATGTGCCTCCCATTTCATGGTGGTATCTCTGTTTTATGGAACTGTGGGGCTCACCTACATTTCCCCAACCTCTGCTACCTCTGTGATACAGGAGCGCTATGTGGCTGTCATACACACGACTGTCACTTCACTGCTGAATCCACTGATATACACCCTTAGGAATAAGGAAGTGAAGTTGGCTCTGAGCAGAGTCTTtgggaggaaactgaagctgccTAAAGAAAATCATTGGCAgtactagaaaaaaaatcaaaactccaTTTTATGCTtgtgacatttatttctcattttaatacttttgacacatgtcttgaattttcttttcctatcagAAATTTGTTCCATTTGTAACTGTGTTCTTCACATGTATGATTCCAATTACTCAttagtcattcattcacttgaAATATGTTTTTCAGCAAGCAGTGTTCAGTTTGCAGAGGATACTACCCTGGAAAAGATCTATGAATACCTGACATGAGGACATGGAtctttttcatttgaaaacattTGCAAAGATAAGATGAACAAGTTAATGCATATATCTTTCAGAAGATAAAACACATGGAATATAATGAAGAATGAACATGTGCCAATGGGCACTCTTTTGTAAGATTGGGTCTATGAAATCTTCTTTAAGAAATGACATTTGAGCAGAATGCCAAAGGAAGTAGGGAAGTGAGTCATGCAAGTATGTGACAATAAAGCTTTTTATGTagaaatgacagagaatgaaagagTGTTGGTATAGAGTGTTGTTCCAGTAAGAGGTCCCATGTGTCTGGAGCTCAGTGAGTAATGAAGCAGGTGGCAGGAGATAAGGGCAGAAAGTTGATGATAGTCATGTTATGGGCATTCTGTTATTTGGCTGAAAGCTTTCAGCACTTCCTCTAGGTGATTAGTATGATACAGGGCATTTGAGCCAAGAACTGACTTGACTTCTGTGGTGAAAGAATTACAATGTTACTGTGTTGAGAACAGAGAGTAGGGGAGCAAGGATGAAATTAGGATTTCCTTATAGTCTTTTGGATGAGAATTGATGGCAGCCTAGACAAGGGTAATAATGGTGGGTATAAGAGAAGCAGTTAGATTCTGGATGTATTTTGAACTCTCAACTTTCATTATTTACTGATAGCTATGTGGTAGGAAGATGAGAGGCATCAAGGATGATCATTAATTTTTATGTACTTATGTTAACACCAAGATATGTCAATAGTGTAGAAAAATCAGGCTATGAACAGAGAAGGGTGTGATAaaggttttgatttgtttttctcacCATAGTAATGTTTTGAATTGAGTTCTCCTTCCTAGTAATtgggcttccccgatagctcagatagtaagcaatctgcctgcaatgcaggagaccaggattcgatccctgggtcaagaagatcccctagagaagggaatggctacccactccaatattcttgcctggagaattccatgagcagaggagcctggtgagctacagtccatagatttgcaaagagtgggacatgactgaaatgacttaaaagGGCACACACACAAGATCACCACAAGGTATAACAGTTTAAATGTGTTGGTCCACAAGATCTTAGTGATGTACAGACAATCATTAATATTAAGATAAAGGAAAAATTCTCAAgtattttcttctgatttcttttcaGAATATGCCAatacaggcagacctcagagatacTGTGGGTTTCCAGACCACCACCATAAAGATGACATGACAGTAAAGGAGGTCACACGAATACTTGGTTCCCGGTGCGTGTAAAAGTTATGTGTACACTATACTGTAATCTAGTAAGTgtcaatagcattatgtctaaaaaaccaTGTAtgtaccttaattaaaaatacttcattgctaaAAAAAAGCTATCATTTGAACTCCTCAGTGAGCTATAGTAATAACAACAAATATCACTGATCACaggtcaccataacaaatataaagtactggaaaagtttgaaatactgaGAGAATCATCAAAATGTGACAGGAGATTCAAAGTGCTGTTGGGAAAATGGGAGCTGACAGGCTTGCTTAGTTAGACCTTGTGCCAAGTTGCCACAGACCTTCAATGTTGTAACAACATTACAAttttgtaacaacaacaaaaaaccacagTATCCATGgagtgcaattaaaaaaaaaacaacaataaatcaaAGTATGTAGGTATCTCAAGTAGAAAAATGGTGAAAAATGCTGGACTCTCCTTCCTATACTGCCCTCTTCTTCTGGATCTTGGTCCTGAAAATCCTCAATGCCTCTCTGACTCCTTCAGAAGGATTTTTGATACATTGACCAACCTTTTGTTCCCAACCTGAGGGTTATATAAAGCAGTGCAACCTGCTGTTGCCAAAAGCATAAGTTTAGCTGtagcaatttttttatttttaaaaattaattaatttattttaattgggtgctaattagtttacaatattgtagtagcttttgccatgcattgacatgaatcagccatgggtgttcatgtgtcccccattctgaacccctctcctacctccctcgccatcccatccctcagggtcatctcagtgcactggccctgagtgccctgtctcatgcatcagacTTGGCCTGTAGAATTTTTGATCCCACTTTTGAAGTGAGGTGATTTCTCCCTTTGTAAAATAACTGAGATGTGCAGCTCTAGGTCTCTTCTCACAGCTTTAGTATCAGACAATATCCTTCAAAAATGCAGAATTATTCTCTATATCACCACCCCCaactggaaataacttctgattcGGCTTACTTCTTTTAGTCCACACTGACTGCTCTGCTCTAGGAACCAAACAAAGTCAAGAAAATTTCCTGCTGCTGTCTGGTTCATATCTTAACCTGTGCTACttactttaaaaagagaaatttggCAGCTTTTTCTTAGTTTTGCAGAAATGGGCTTCCTTTCTTAACATCTTTCTACTCCCTTCTCTTGCCTCCactgttttctgaatatttatttctattttattgttcTGGGATTCAGActttttctaaatcttgttttGAAATAAAGTTTGGATTTatacttctttctctccttttttctttcaggaAAGTTTTAGAAGATAAGAGAGGAATACTGATTAATCCAACCATGTTATTAACACTGGTATTAACACTGACTTAATAACAGCCATATTAGCACTGGATGCTTTATTTGtagatttaaataataattttcatgGCTGAATTTCTGTAAATCTCTTCACCAAGAAAGCTGGCTGAAATTTGTGTGGTAGCAAAATAAATGCAGAatgattagaaaaaaatgaatcacTTGATATTATTGTCAATTGATTACAGTGGCTATGATGACATTTTACAGAaggagataaaaaacaaaacttttaaggtcttccctggtggctcagagtaaaagaacctgcttgctaatgcaggagacacagattcaatccccgATCCAGGAAAATCCAAATGCTCAGAGCAAGTAATCCCAGgcgcacaactattgagcctctgctctagagcccaagaaccACATCTACTGAGTGCAAGTACTGAAACTAGTGAAGCTCATGTGTGTTAGAGCtagtgctccgcaacaagagaagccactgcaatgagaagcccacgcaccgcaactagagagtgggccccactcactgcaactagagaaaatctcatgcagcaatgaagacccagagcagacaaaataaataaataaataaattttttaaagcaaaactttTAGATAtgcttttttaagatttcactcttttttgAACAATTGCTTCTTTTATTCCTCTAAGTGTATGCTATTTAAATTTATGTAATTATGTAATGAAGTTCACATTAACATCATttaaattcaacaacaaaaacaacagcaataataaaaaatttcaacATTACCAGTTATAAGGATTTAATATTATGGAAAATTATAATGGTAGTACTATTTTGTGGAAAATGATAATAATGGTATTGTTCTTATTTTGCCCCTATAGACAATTTTACAATATACTTTAATTACTAGTAAGATACCTAAAGTCCCCAAAGTCTTCATCATTGCTATTTGGGGAAAAGTAATTAAATTCTCAGTATGCTGTGtgtgcttttttaaagaaatcatataAGCAGGAGGGTTTATAAAGAAGAGGGTTCCTGGTGTTTGGTATGTGAGTTGGACGAGAACAGCAGATTCCAGCCATACTTCCGGTGGTTCCAAACATAAGAGGGGACAGATGGTAACACTACAGGAGAAAATTTCACTCCTGTTCACATAATAATATGAGGGAGAGGCCATTATTTCATTATGAGGGTAACATTTTTCTTCATGACAACTCCTGGTTGAACCTATACCACAGGAAATCAAATTAAACCAAACTGGGTAAGTGGGGCAAAAATAAGTTGTCTTGAAAAAACAAAGAGACTTCCTATGAGTTTTCTGCAAAGGGAAATCAGCTAAGTTAATTCCTCATGAAAGGAGACTAGAAAGATTGATTTAACAATGAACAAATATGTgttgtgtgccaggtactgttatAGATTCTCAGAAGGCATCATTAAGAGACAATACACTGACTTTGTAAAGATTATATCCAACTAGGGGAGCAGGTAATACACAATAAAGACAGTAAATAGATAAATGATATGGGATTTCAGAAGGTGTTATATGTCATGGGGAAATGAAGGAGAGTGAAGGGGGTATGGAGTGTACGAGGGCACCAATAGGATGATCAGAGTGGGTCTCATTGAATAAATACCATTTGAGGTAAGATTGAAATGAAGTTAGGGCTTTTGTCAGATAGCTAATCACGGGGAAGAGCAAAGGGGAACAGCAAAGAGACCAGTGTGACTTGACTGATTGAACTcaggggagaaagggaggaaatTAGGCTGGAAGAgtaaacagaaaaatacattACAGAGGTTGTAGTCTTTCTTAGAATTTGAGTTTATggagaatttcctggtggtccagtggttaggactccacactttcatgcCAAGTGTCCAGGATCCATCTCTGGAACTCTGTGTGACTAAGATCACACAAGCTGTGTGCTGTGGCAATGAATAAATAAGTTTGAATTTACAATCTGAGCTGAAGTGTGGTGGGAGGGTTATAACAAAAAGCATGATGATGGAAGGTGATTTACAGGCAAGGTTAGAAGCAAGAagctattaataataatactagaactgttaataaaaataactaagaCATGACATGGACTCACTTGATAGCTAAAGAAGTGAAAATAAGTGGTAAGATTCTGTGTGTATGCATTTCGTAATTGATCCAACAACTAGAAATTTTGAAGTAAAGGTCTAATGAGGTAGgttgaagagagagaggaaagaataaGAGTGGAGACCATCAATTTAGACATTGTTTGTGAGAAGCTTTGATGTAAAGATCAGGGAAAATGGACAgtgaagaaaaacagagagaaaggaagactttaaaaattttttatgataGAAGAAATAATAGCCTGTTCCTTTGCTGAAGAGAATGTTacattagagaaaggaaaaataattatggAAGAGAGAATGGTACTGTGGGAGTGCACACCTGATTAAGCAAATGGGTATCATTGAAAACACAAGCAAGAGCTTTGGCTTTAAAAAAGCACAGATTGGGCAGGGAGCAAGACTCTTGAGGGAGAGGATATCTGTATGATTCATGTTGTTATatgacagaaactaacacaccattataaagcaattatcctctgttaaaaataaattaaaaagaaagtacaATCACTTTCTAATAATATAGACACAAATGATAGTGAGTCTGGAAGTTGTTTTCAATTGCTTCAAATTTCTTATAGACAAGGAAGCAAGGTCAGCATTGGACAGTCAATATGGAGAAGAAGGTTGGCTGGAGGTTTGAAATGGTTATCCAGGAGTGTATGAGGGTGAATGGACTTGACGGTTGTAAGTAAGTCCTTGAATACATTGTAACTTGATCAAATAGAAGTTGAATTTCAGCTATGGTGTGAATTCAAATATAGTTGAATTTCAGCAAGTATTTAGCAAAAATCAATATTAGCATTCTGTGCATGTCAATTCAACAAAGGAATCTCTTGCATCATTGATGAATCCATTAGGGTTTGATATGTTTATGTTAATAATTAAGACAAAAGTGAATCAAGGAAGTTATATGCCTGGATTTCTCTCATTGGTCAGTTTTCCTGAAGTACAAAACTTTTTGAATACCGGAAGAAATGTTCCTCCATCTTTGTGTTATTCACAATATAATGGCTACAAATATGACACACTTCTAAGTTTAATCTGCATCATTTCCACCACTTTCTTAAGTCTAGACAATCAAAAAACCATAAACCATGCttataatttttagaatttacCAATTCCTTGGCATAAATACTTCCACCATGACCAACTGCAAGCTGTTAATGTGGTTCACTGAACATGAATTTGGGAATAAATGAGCAGGCCATTTTACGGCATCGCCAACATACAGATACAATAAAAGTGATAAACTCTAAAATGCTAAAATAGGAACATCTAAAATGATTAAGGAGTGATATTTTgtgtaattttgttgttgtttagtcactaagttgtgtctaactctttgtgacccatggactgcagcacatcaggtttctctgtccttcactatctcctggagtttgctcaaattcatgtccattgagttggtgatgctgtctcacgatttcatcctctgtcacctgcttctccttttgccttcaatcttccccagcatcagagtcttttcccttgagttggctcttctcatcaggtggctaaagtactggaccttcagctttagcatcagtccttccaacaaaatccagggttgattttctttaggatcaactggtttaatcttgctgtccaggggactttcaagagtcattTCTAGCACTATAACTCAAAAGcagcagttctttggtgctcagcattctttatggtctgactctcacatccattattACTAAAATGTCTGCTAGAGATTAAACCAATTGACATCCCCATCTGTGTGTATTTCACCACcttcaagaaaataaatgttgcaaacattttaatctttgtcAAAATAGTATAtcattgaattttaattttaatttctgttttgaatatttgtatattttttcctcaCTAAAAAGTATGTTATAGTTTTAGTGGCTTCATTTGGAGTGCTGTGCTGCCATTTTTCTGTTtcacaacaaatatttctttctggTAAGAAAtcatgattttctatttttcttttttttttttcttatcatacTTTCATGTAGATACAGAAGTTTATctatttattgtttatatatgAACAAGTTGGATTTGGGGGGCAAGTTATCAGGAGGTTATTATGGCATGGGGGATAGGGTGTTTTCCCCAGATTCTTGGCTCATTGGTCCTCTCTTCAGTTGCAACATTTTTACTGTCTTTGTGGTAACATACTTTTCTCTTCATCATTACATGCATACTGACTTGTGCATTACATGCACACTCCCTGGTATTCTGGAGAAATTCACTGTCAATGTGAGGCATTCTCTTTCTGAGACTGATAATTTTCTGCTGttttcagtattctttttttttttttttcatttatttttattagttggaggctaattactttacaatattgtagtggtttttgccatacattgacataaatcagccatggatttacatgtgttccccatcctgaccccccctcccacctccctccccatcccatccctctgggtcatcccagtgcaccagccctgagcacttgtctcatgcatccaacctggactggcaatctgtttcacacttgataatatacatgtttcaatgctgttctctcagatcatcccaccctcgccttctcccacatagtccaaaagtctggtctatacatctgtttctcttttgctgtcttgcatatagggttatcgttaccatctttctaaattccatatatatgcattagtatactgtattggtgtttatctttctggcttacttcactctgtataatgggctccagtttcatcatctcattagaactgattcaaatgtattctttttaatggctgagtaatattccattgtgtatacgtaccacagctttcttatccattcatctgctgatgggcatctaggttgcttctatgtcttgtctattataaacagtgctgagatgaccattggggtacatgtgtccctttcagttctggtttctttggtgtgtatgcccaggagtggaattgctggatcatatgttttCAGTATTCTTTTGCTACTAAAACTTCTTAGTACTTTGGGATTTTCCTGCATAAATAGCCCTGTTGCTGCGATGCCCTCTTCTGATGCTGACACCAATTCTGCTGATTTGTGTTTCCTCTGCCTACACATGACTTGAAGTTTTGGggtttacaaattttttttttctagtttcatgAAAGTTTAGGTTGTGAAGAACctactcttatttttttaagcagaTATTTAGGACTACTGCTAAGTTTCTACTTCTACCAGAAATGAGAATTGTGCCTACTATgtccacttaaaaatatttaaatttttacaaatacATCTGACAAGACTCTTTTTAGATACACTAATTTTAATGCTACAATGAGGCTAAAACTGAGTCCTGTCCTTTTACTGTATTCACTAAATATCTGCTCTTATTCTTTATGAGTTGC
This genomic stretch from Dama dama isolate Ldn47 chromosome 7, ASM3311817v1, whole genome shotgun sequence harbors:
- the LOC133059275 gene encoding olfactory receptor 12D3-like yields the protein MENVTTVNEFLLLELTSTQELQPVLFMTLLIIYMIDLFGNGSILVVVITEPRLYTPMYFFLGNLSCLDICYSSVTLPILMANLLSAHKAISFLGCITQLHFFHFLGCTESILLAIMGFDRFVAICYPLRYSVIMNLTVCILLAAMAWITSFFYALTHSVMTARLNFCHSLKLNHFFCDVKPLLELACGDIRLNQWLIFIVTGSLAMAACFLTFLSYLYIISFLLLKNHTCRGLHKALSTCASHFMVVSLFYGTVGLTYISPTSATSVIQERYVAVIHTTVTSLLNPLIYTLRNKEVKLALSRVFGRKLKLPKENHWQY